The genome window tctgatgaggggcagctgagggaactggtggTGTtcaagcctggagaagaggaggctgagggcagacaggagcactgacaggaggctgtagtgaggtggggatcggcctccagggatggggactccaccacctctgtacacagcctgttccaatgcttaataaccccctccaggaaaaagttcttcctcatgtccaatcTAAAGCTCCCCTGGCACGACTCAAATCCATTTtgattactggggagaagacaccaaccccctcctcactgctgctccccttcaggcagttgcacagagtgctcatgtctcttctcagcctcctcttctctaggctgaacatccccagctctctcagctgctccccatcaggcttgttctccagacctttcaccagcttcgttgcccatctctgggcaCACTGCAGCACCTCGATGTGCTTCTTGCAgcgaggggcccagaactgggcacagtattcgtggtgcagcctcaccagtgcccagcacagggagacagtcgcctccttggtcctgctggtcacactattcctGCTACAGGCCAggaagccattggccttcttggccgcctgggcacactgctggctctcgttcagctgctgtcagttAACACCGCCAGGTCTTTTTCCACAAGACAACTCTCACGCCCATCTGTCCCAAGCCTGGGGTTGTtttggcccaagtgcaggacctggcactggGCCTTGTTGAACCCCATGCAATTaacctcagcccattgctccggcctggccaggtccctctgaacaGCCTTCAGGTAGCTGACTGTGAACTGCTTGCAGCGTGCGAGCCTCACCCTGGGGCTGAGCACTGGCAGTGGAGGAACGACACAGCTGGGCAGAGACAGCACCAAAAGGCAGCTAGAGACACTGAGAGAATACAGAATGTGTTTGCTCTGGAAAAGCTTTCCCACCACGGACCAGCGCTCaccagggctctgctgcctcagtagAAATGATTCCTTGCTCTGCCACGCTGCTGACAGCTCAGCCATTTGTCCCAGTGAGGGAGGGCACAAAGCACCACCTGCCTTATGCCATGGGGGGTCACCCCCTTCCAGTTCCTGCAGATCCCTTGGTCCTTCTCTATCACTGGCTGCTCCCATTTGCACTTCTTTGCAAGGAATTGCAGCCCAGGCCCTGACTGGACGGCTCTGACAGGGagaggcaacagcagcagggtCTGTCAGCGTCCCCTGGTCACTAACCTGACAcccactgcagcacagcaggatgCAACCTGCCTGCAGCATGAGCAGCTTTTGGCAGAAGGCTGAGAATGCTCAATAGAACCAGAGGGATGCAGAGAAACCTGAGCCCACCTTCCACAGCAAAGACAACTCAGGGGGAACGTTGCgggaggtgctgggggctgctgcagggcaagGGCAAGCTGGTGCCTGGAGCTGGCACTCAGAACCGTGCTCACTTCTACATCCATACATCTGTAGAGCTGGTTGTCACCCTTTTTGTGCAGTAGTTGCTTGGAgcaaaggagaagcagagacaGGCTGTGAGGCTGGAGGCTTTATTGaatcctttcttctcttcaagcccccttctcccttccacaggccccagctcccagccgtGTCTGCACCTTCCCAAGGTGACAGTTACCTACTCTGATGCTAAAAGGATAAAAATGTCAGAGAGACACTTCAGGTCCCAGCAGAACCTCACACAatgggcagcaggggcaggagagACACTGACAGGGGGCTGTCAGagctctgcctggctgcctCCGTccctctgggtgctgtgccctcagcctcctcctgcagtgCTTAGGCTGAGGCACAGGCATGAGAGGGAGGCTGCAGATGGTCTGCACgtgctcagcccctctgcccacagccccgGGTGAGCAGATGAGAGCTTTGGGGTCTGTTGTTTCCTGAGCCTTGTGTCTAAAGCAGTAGAGGGAGTGTGTAGGGGGAGTGTCGGATGCCAAAAGTGGGAGCAGGTGCCTGGGACTTGATCAGCGTCAcctggaagggaaaagggagacTCTCAAGAGGTGCCCCCGGGGCCCTGTTCTGCAGTTGACTCCTCTGCAGGCGTGGCCATGGGGTACAAGCTGGTGTGTGTGCATCCCCTGTGTGTTGTGCTGTCTGGCTGTTTGCAAtggctgcagctcttcctgcTGGGCATTTCTCCCCTTTGGGGGGAGGCCCGTCAAGGccagagaaaagcagtttaGGGGCAGGTGGGATCCTTTGCTCGAGTGTTGTCCGAAGGCTGCTGCAAGCCAGGATGTGGGGTTTGCTGTGGAATGGTGTGACAGGCCGGCTCCAGCTGGCAGGGCAAGCTgagggctggagctgagctgggcctggcagctgctgcaggtccGGAGCCCTTGTGTCTGCAGGCAGACTTGGCTccatgcccctgccctgccagcagaTGCCCAGAGCACGAGCAAGGTCAGCTCTTGGCTCTGCGTGTCCCCTCTGCAGCGCTGTGTCCTCCTCAGGAGCCTGAGGTGTGAGCGTGTCAGCGTGGAACGGCCGAGGGAGAGGCGAGGCCAGGACGGGTTCTGTGGCCACGCTGCTGGGCTTTGGGCCCAGGCAAGGAGCAGATGTGCCGGCCCCTGCTGTGTCCCTCCcggaaggggctggggagctgtCAGAAGCCCGTTGGAAGGGATCGATGCTCAAgggctggctgtggcagagagcagcagaggcgGGCGGGCTGCCTTACCTTGCCCAGGCTGTAGTCGGCCGGTCCCGGGCTCCTTGCTTGGCCTCCTGGTGCGGTTTTGGTGCCCATGGTGTACGCGGGAGCCCTCGTTTTGTAGGTGTCCAGCTGCACCTTGGGGAATGCAGCAGGCCCTGGTGTCTGTGAGAGAggcagggaggctgctgggTGCCAGCCCAGCTGCGGGCTCTTGCTGTTGGTCCCAGCAGGTCGCGCCGGCCGAGCCACAGCCGTGGGGTGAGAGGCAGGGAGGGACtggcacaggggcagctcctggtGCCGGCCCAGAGGCCGGTTTGGCGGGCAGGAGGCAGCTTGGCCGcggtgctgctgagctgtgccgTGCCCAGGCTCTGTCGCTGGGCAGCGAGGGCTGGCGGGCGCGGGCTCAGGCTCCCGCGGGGCTGCTCGGGCTGTGCTGCCGGCTCAGGGCAGTGCCCGCgcccaggggctgcccaggagaGCGGCCGAGCTTCAGCCGGGGCCAGGACGGAGCCGAGGCGCGGGGCTCACCTTGGAGAGGTCCTCAGCAAAGCTGCCGCGCTCACTCTTCCCTCGCAGGGAgtagcaggggctggcagggctgcaggctgtgtggggccccagctgcctgggcagggTGTAGGCGGCAGGACCTGCGAGGGGAAGGGGCAGAATGCGCGGTGAGCcctgaggggagagcagcagcgcCTGGGAGGGAGAGCAGCATGCGGCCAggctggctgtgaggggcagggagggtgtCCTGCTCCCGCTCCTGCTgtttctggctgctgctgcccgcgCAGGCTGTCGGCAGCTCcaagcctgagctgctgctcctgctgtgggAGAAGCCGGTGCTCTGGGATGTCCGAGAGCTGGTGCAGAGACTGCGGCATCCTGCTGTGTCAGCTTTTCCCCAGCCCAGTTGACAGAGGCTGGAGGACACAGAGGCTGCCCCAGGGTCTCTCCCAGAGCTCCCTTACCTGGGCCCTGCTGGGTTTTGGCCTTGTGCCGGAAGGACATGGACTGCGCCGGCGCACGTTTGTAGAGGTGTTTGCAACTCTCCTCAGTGGAGTAGTCACCTGGGGCAAGGGAAACGGGCATTGAGGCTTTGGGCTACTCCTCGAAGCACAGagagaagggcagggaggaggagctCAGCCGCGCTTGCTTCCCCTCTGGAATCCTGCAATTAGCGCTCACCTGGCCCAGGGGTGACCTCGGTCTTCTCCTTGGGCCGCCCGCagatgtgctgtgctggggccaCGTACTTCCCGTTCCTGGTGATGGAGGCTGGGATGTAGTAGGCAGGGCCcggggagcagctctgcgggGCAGGAGCTTTGGCCCCCCGCATTGTGTAAGCGGGGGCTTTGGCTTTGGTGATGCAGTGATCCTGGCAGCCTAGGGAGGAAAGCCCATGAgaggctgcctgcctgcagccgCCCGTTGCCtttgcagccccagcccttgcTGTGTCCTGCCCAGAGCAGGGAGGCTGAGAGCCAAGGTGGCAGCTGCATGTGCCCCAGGGGCAGCGCCCGCAaggcagcccctggccagggcAGCTCTACCTGTTGTCCCAGGCAGCGAGTACTTGGGCCCCGGGCTGGTGAACTGGGCCATGATGGGGCCGCGGGGCCGGTGGGGTCTCCAGGGGCCCACCCAGGGCCCTTTCTGAGCCTCGACCATCGCACGgggtgcagctgctgcagctctcggTCGCGCAGTGCGGTGAGAGTGAGGGCAGCAGCCGTGGGGCGGCAGAGGCCTGGACAGGGGATGTGGCGGGTCCTGGAGACActctgtgacgtcacagagGCTCCTGGGGCCCGTCTGCACCTgatggggagctggggatgtcCCTCATGAGGTCTGCATGTCAGAAACGTGCAACGAGGGGAAAGGGATGGGCTGCTTGTGTTTAACCTTGTCACGGTTTGCcgtgacagccttttctggtgagggggaaggggctgtaaaggtggctcctgtaagaagttgctcgcaactctccccagctctgagccagacccactgctggggctgagccaatgagacgcctccaccatcactttttaagaagaagctgggagaggaggtttcttcctccatctttttctttcttctgccccttctttttcttctggctggtggtggtgcaaggagtaggaacagagagagaaacagccatgcggactccaaggtcagtgatggaagagaggaggaggtgtgctggagcagagactcccatgcattctatggagagagctggtgaagctgGGATTTATTGTCATTTCtctaaagaccccacatcaggggcagagactcactttgctaaagctggccccagaccaggggcagcgattcacttcattaaaggccctgagccaggggcagtgactatggctggaagaggccgtgtcccgaggaagggacccaatatccacagctgtaactgtggggaggaacccacgacaaagcagctcattcaacttatgcccagaagaggccttgtcccgagagagggaccctgcaactgcagaaactgcaaccgtggcaaagaatccacgccagggatattcaccaaggactgtgagGGACCCCGtacggcagaagccgcagctgttgggaacaacccacaccagaggtGTTTGttcaggactgtgtcctgggggaggaaccccgtgttggagcaggggaaggatgccaggagtcgtcctgtgagcagagagaagcggcagagcccatctgtgagagactgagcacatcccccattccctgcccccctgagccgctgaggggggaggagggagagatctggggagcagtgagctgggcctgggaagaaaggagggatgggggagggagatcttaaagtgctgcttgtaattttctcctcatcctactccctttttgcttttgttctgctctgtttcttgtagaataacctttcctccttccctctctcagTTGAGcgctggagtctgttttgcccggagccgtaactggcagccagccctccctgtccttgtctccatccacaactaccttggtgatctttttacccccatttcgctggggcctctgcatcctaacgagggtgggggtggacgGGGGCACCGAGccagagactgtcgtggtgctgctgcgctgatgggccaaaccacgacaaaggaaggagcctctgtggtaggcgtccggaagatctcgggttgtaacgtgagaggtggaaggtacagaagaggtgggcacggggtggagtgagaggaggtgcggggagtagcagatataagcacatggtgtaaacaaggggttggaataaagtatcatcaatgctgagtgtgtggtgatccttgtcccctcagcggggggctgagtaatccgtgcgggcggcctggtggtgttgccgcTGTCGGCCCCAATGTCATGTCGAAAAGACGTGAATAGTGATGGTGAGAAAAAGATGCAACAAGGAACAACATGAAAGTTGTAAAGATCACTTCTTCAGATCAACTCCTGATGCCTGCCATGAGCGTGTTTACAAGGGCACGTGtcccccaaatcccttcccCAAATGCACTGCTGCATTCCACACACCACGCAGGAGTggcactgggctgctgggatcagtcaCAGACGTGGCTGAGGGAAACAAAGGCATCTGAAGGAAGGGATTTGACCAGCAGTCAGCAAGGGCTTCActggaaatgtctgctgaaatccCAACAATTGCCTCGGAAAGGTCACATCAATCCCAGACATACAACAACAACAGCCCCCAGCCAACACTACACTGTGTTCTTCACTCCTGAAGGACATCAGGTTGGCACCACAGCCAGGGTCCCTACCTGGGTGTGTGAACTTGCCCGTCTGCAGCCAGCAAGGCAGAGCTTTTGTCCCCTCCTTccccgcggcggctgccaaAGCAGCGGCACAGCCAGGACGGCGAGCTCCCGGCCGGGCTGTGCCTGCGAAacctctggcccagcacctgtggggagaagggagatggagtgaaagccctgccagagtgagcagcaccacacactgctgctgtcagactgaaatgctggggcggctgcgggggctctggcagctggggcacccggggcctgtgcccggggccttgtctccatctcctgcccctccccagctctcgggtcaccaaggggctgccccagccaggcccagctcaaTATTGGAGCTGCCATCAGCATCCCCGGgtgggcagcagccaggagacacccccagagctgcccaagggcctCCCTGGCCTCAGGGGCAGCCCCAggcctcacctcagccaggccacagctgcagcacagcctgtgcctcacagcaccgacacggctgtgggcagctgagggggcagcgacagctcccagagcgcccagcaatgaacagggacggctgccagcccctgcccagggctacagctcccacatggcccaggagccaacatggctggccggtagccagtgccccaggcctacagctcccacatgccccggggcctccttcctgctgcctgaccctgcagggacaccagcccctggccaggcccccctgaccctgcagccccatggccgcctccccggggctgcacaggcccagccccaggaggagccaaaggaggaggaggaggaaaatactggggaggagcagggcagagggacagagcaggaaagggatggagcttaaggagacagggagtgcaggaggaaaaagagcaacaagcagcagcagagagggacagagagaggattggaagggcagaaaggagaacatgggatacacagacacaggcagggagggggagagggacaggggggcagagagacagaaaaggcaccaGGAGAATGGACAGAGAGATGGGACAGGGATAAGGACAAAGGGGCAAGGGAAAggtgagagaaagggagaggcagggacagagggcagggacagagaagagaaggaagggaaagcatccGGAGAGAGCgaggagcagagggatgtggatcagcagaaggaggcgcaggagggtggaacagcgatgggctgagagagtcagaggaagctGAAGTTGCATTGTCCTGCCCAGGTACCCCTGAGGAGTAGAAAAGCACCGGTTACAGCCTAGGTTTCCTCTTGGTGAAGTTTGTCTGTCTTGGGCTTTTCaagggggaagagaggaagCCCTTGGCACATTTGAGAGACTCCAAGAGGGCTCTGAATTCTGGGCTGGAATTCCGTTCCTCTGAGGGAGCGGAGCGAcaagaagaagaggagaagaagCGCTCGAGCACTTTGTCCTTGTTGTGCCAGAAGCTGCCGCTGAGGAAGATGGAAAGGAGGACACCCGAAGTCTCCTGGATGTCCCCGTGGTGCCCACAGAGAAGGTTCCAGGGctggatggggacatgggggcAGGTGGGAtgggaaagggtcactgggaAGGGCACTGAGGACCTGATGGGGCCCAGTGTCTGCAGGCATCCCTCTGCAGGCACTTCCTGAAGGTCTCCCGGTGTCACACACTAGAAGCTGGTCTGTCCTGGCTGCAAGTAGATGCAGGAGCAGCTTCACTGCCATCTGCCCTGTcccctggggagctgctgcctcagatGGCTTCCTCTGGAAACGCtactgaggagctgctgcagtatCCAGACTCTTGTTTGTGTGTCTGCCACAGGCAGCTGAACACAAACATAGACGGGACAGCACAGAACAGACTCGTGTCTGCAGCAATGTCCCTGCCTATGTGGATGGCTTGTGGGTGCCTATTGAAACTCCCCAAATCTACCCTAAAAGCTTCAGGTGGGGTTAGCCTACTCTTTCTACCCCCAGACTGAGGTACCAGAGCACCCTGGACCCTCTTTGCAGCCAGGGAAAGGAACAGGCACCTCACAAAGGCTCTTCCCATCCCAAGAGGTCTGCAGCACAAGGCAAACAGCACCCAGAAACAGCTGATTTTCCCCCTCTTTGTAAGAACATCCCTGGTTTGGgtccctcactgcaagaaagacatggaggggctggagtgtgtccagagattggcaaggaagctgcagaaggggctgcagaacaaatctgatgaggggcagctgagggaactggtggTGTtcaagcctggagaagaggaggctgagggcagacaggagcactgacaggaggctgtagtgaggtggggatcggcctccagggatggggactccaccacctctgtacacagcctgttccaatgcttaataaccccctccaggaaaaagttcttcctcatgtccaatcTAAAGCTCCCCTGGCACGACTCAAATCCATtttgagagacagaaaaggcaccaggagagtggagtgacagagaattGGGACAGAAGGGAatagggagagagaaagagagcggatgggagaggaggggaggggagaaaaagaaaagcatccagggagagcgaggaacagagggctgtggatcagcagaaggaggtgcGGGAGGGCAGAACATtgatgggctgagagagtcagaggaagagctaaaagggggtgaggagTAGGATGGAGGCCcagagagaagctccagccagctgagcaagagagttgggcaggaaagtggggacaggctgtgggggagagagggaaaataaggccaggaaacacaacatggtgatagaaaaaggcaaaggacagggagcaggagaggagaagtTGTGTTTGGGCTGTAAATGGTGGGACcaagcagccaaagcagctgaaagcatttCCAGCCAGGCCACAGTGCCCACAGTGGGATCGTCGCTTCGTCTCTCCGTAAGGGATGGGAGCTGTGTTGTTTCCTTTCCCAGGGGCACGCTGGGTGCAGCGATGCCCCGAGCAGCCGGCGCTGACAGAAAGGAACGACGCTGCCGATGCTGCCCTGGGCTCGAGCACTTCAGTCTCGGAGCCGGTGCCAAAGCCGTTCgcagctgcacacagccccgctcactgctgctgcccacactcctgCCTGTGGCTACAGGCAGCCGCCCTGGCCCTTCAGTGCTCTCCAGGAATGGCAGCGCCAGGCAGCTCAGAAACcccaccctgcctgccaaaggctgacagcagcttcatgctgggcaatctttcctcttctcaggcctcagtgctgctccctcccaggaaAGGCTCAGGGCTtcaggctcagccccacagcagaaGAGTGCCtgggctgcaaagctgcacagcaGAACGGGGAATCaggctctgcctttgcttttcagGCTCTCTCCTCAACACAGCCCTTGAGACAGATGCTGTGCCTCAAGCACATGTCACACCCAGCCACTTGAGCAGTACTGTGcctgtttcttctccagcaaGTGGAGGACAGGAGGGACAATAGAATATGTCAGAGCAAGCTCCTACAGACAACATGTGAAGATTGAGAACTAAATGTTCTTTCAAGCTGGGGCAAGTACTTTTAATTGTAACACAAGAAGGAGCCGTGTTTGAACTTTGAAACAATGCCggggaaaagtgtttctgtGACAGAACAAAATATAATGATAtagaatagaaacagaaaatcaaacGTGACAAGATGCTTCTCTGATGGCAGCAGGTCCCACActgatggagagctgcaggtcaggctgtgggcttttctcttctcttctcttctcttctcttctcttctcttctcttctcttctcttctcttctcttctcttctcttctcttctcctctcctctcctctcctctcttctcctctcctctcctctcctctcctctcctctcctctcctctcctctcctctcctctcctctcctctcctctcctctcctctctcctctctcctccccatatcccctcctctcccctcccctcccctcacctAATCTTCCTCCTCTACTTCACTCCCCTTGTCTCGTCCCCTtatccccttcccttcccttcccttcccttcccttcccttctccctgtcctgtcctcttcttccctttctctcccatCTCCTATCCCAATacccatcctctcctctcttttctacacctctcctctcccctcccctaattcccctcctctccttccccaattcccatcttctcctctcctccactcCCCTGATCCTCTCTTGTCCTCCCCTTTtatcccacctcctcccccaaTCCCCAtactctcctctcctctcctctcctctcctctcctctcctctcctctcctctcctctcctaatcccctcttctgacttctgtcttttctcctctcttctctcttccctcttctctcttcttctctcttccctcttcttctctcttctctcttccctcttctctcttctctcttcttctctcttctctcttcttctctcttccctcttctctcttcttctctcttctctcttctctcttctctcttcttctctcttctctcctgcccactctcttctctcttcttctctcttctctcctgcccacagccccttgCAGTGCCAGGGACAGCTCACCCTCTCCCCGCCAAGCCCAGCACACAGGGTGACACCCACTCAGTGCCTGTGCCGTGGAGCCTTTGCCGCCCAGCTGCTGACAGGGGCCTCCTTTGGCTTCGTGCTGCGGGACAGGGCGCGCGCCTGGCGCTTGGCCAGCGCCCAGCTCGTGTACTTGCACCTGCCAGAGCCGCATTTGCAGCTGAAGGATTTGCCTTTGACGGCCCAGAAATCCTCCTTGTAGTCGAAGCTGCGGGAGAGAGACGGAGCCGGgctcagtgcagagcagcagcacggggcagccaaagggatggggcagccagagctgcaggatggggGGGCGGCAGCCCGCGGCGCCGCCACCGTTTGGGGCTCGGCAAAGCTTCAGGGGATGGCGAGTGCCGGCGGGGGCACGGCCCCGGGAACACAGCGCTGGAGCCCAGCAGCTCGCAGCAGCCCAGCGCTcgtccctctgctctccatcctccCTGTGGCCCAGGGCCGGCACCTAcccaagctgctctccagctctgatgTCCCTCGCGCTGAAGAAGACCAGCCTGGGGAAGCGCACGTCCTGATGGGATGTGAAGACCCTGGCAGCGAAGACGTTGGGCTCGCAGTGATGGTTGATGAAGCGGCCGATGTTGCCATAGAAACGCGCATCGATGCAGTACACGTCTCCTGCCTGAAGTGAAACCGTTGCTTCTAAGCTTTAGGTGGCACTTCCCAAAGTGACATTTCTGCTGTGAGACAGCCcgcacagggcagcacaggccagctcccagcacaacaGGCCTCGGCTCCCTGCCAGCctgacctgctgcagcccttgaGAAGGCAGCGGGCTCTGTTCAGtctcc of Colius striatus isolate bColStr4 chromosome 22, bColStr4.1.hap1, whole genome shotgun sequence contains these proteins:
- the LOC133627584 gene encoding ciliary microtubule associated protein 1A-like gives rise to the protein MVEAQKGPWVGPWRPHRPRGPIMAQFTSPGPKYSLPGTTGCQDHCITKAKAPAYTMRGAKAPAPQSCSPGPAYYIPASITRNGKYVAPAQHICGRPKEKTEVTPGPGDYSTEESCKHLYKRAPAQSMSFRHKAKTQQGPGPAAYTLPRQLGPHTACSPASPCYSLRGKSERGSFAEDLSKTPGPAAFPKVQLDTYKTRAPAYTMGTKTAPGGQARSPGPADYSLGKVTLIKSQAPAPTFGIRHSPYTLPLLL